A window from Intestinimonas massiliensis (ex Afouda et al. 2020) encodes these proteins:
- a CDS encoding acyl-CoA dehydrogenase: MNFHFSPEEQDILSMLHDFCEKEVGPLAAEIDEQERFPKETLTKLQEMGMMGLYMPEEYGGAGLSYVTYIGACEELAKYCATTSVMFSAHGSLCCWPIEAYGTEEQKQKYLVPLASGEKLGAFGLTEPGAGTDAAMQKTVAEDKGDHWLVNGSKIFITNASEADIFVIFAMTDKSQGTKGISAFILEKGTPGFTIGAHEKKMGIRGSATSELVFEDVKLPKENLLGELGKGFKVAMTTLDGGRIGIAAQALGIGEAAIAATVKYTQERVQFGKRISQFQNTQFQLADMQAKCDAAKLLIYRAAQAKQDHEPFSHLAAEAKLFASEMASDVTRRCLQLIGGYGYTREYPFERYMRDAKITEIYEGTSEVQRMVISGWMGVK; the protein is encoded by the coding sequence ATGAATTTTCATTTTTCTCCTGAGGAGCAGGACATCCTCTCCATGCTCCATGACTTCTGCGAGAAGGAAGTCGGCCCTCTGGCCGCCGAGATCGACGAGCAGGAGCGTTTCCCGAAGGAGACCCTGACCAAGCTGCAGGAAATGGGCATGATGGGTCTGTATATGCCTGAGGAGTACGGCGGAGCCGGTCTGAGCTACGTGACCTACATCGGCGCCTGTGAAGAGCTGGCCAAGTACTGCGCTACCACTTCCGTCATGTTCTCCGCCCACGGTTCTCTGTGCTGCTGGCCCATCGAGGCGTACGGCACGGAGGAGCAGAAGCAGAAGTACCTGGTGCCCCTGGCCTCCGGCGAGAAGCTGGGCGCCTTCGGCCTGACCGAGCCCGGCGCCGGCACCGACGCCGCCATGCAGAAGACGGTGGCCGAGGACAAGGGCGACCACTGGCTGGTCAACGGCTCCAAGATCTTCATCACCAACGCCAGCGAGGCGGATATCTTCGTGATCTTCGCCATGACCGATAAGAGCCAGGGTACCAAGGGCATCTCCGCCTTTATCCTGGAGAAGGGCACCCCCGGCTTCACCATCGGCGCTCATGAGAAGAAGATGGGCATCCGCGGCTCCGCCACCTCCGAGCTGGTGTTCGAGGATGTGAAGCTGCCCAAGGAGAACCTGCTGGGCGAGCTGGGCAAGGGCTTCAAGGTGGCCATGACCACCCTGGACGGCGGCCGGATCGGCATTGCTGCGCAGGCTCTGGGTATTGGCGAGGCCGCCATTGCCGCCACTGTGAAGTACACCCAGGAGCGGGTGCAGTTCGGCAAGCGCATCAGCCAGTTCCAGAACACCCAGTTCCAACTGGCCGACATGCAGGCCAAGTGCGACGCCGCCAAGCTGCTGATCTACCGCGCCGCGCAGGCTAAGCAGGACCACGAGCCCTTCAGCCATCTGGCTGCCGAGGCTAAGCTGTTCGCTTCCGAGATGGCTTCCGACGTGACCCGCCGCTGCCTGCAGCTCATCGGCGGCTACGGCTACACCCGTGAGTACCCCTTCGAGCGCTACATGCGCGACGCCAAGATCACCGAGATCTACGAGGGCACCTCCGAGGTCCAGCGTATGGTCATCTCCGGCTGGATGGGCGTGAAGTAA